From one Pseudopipra pipra isolate bDixPip1 chromosome 2, bDixPip1.hap1, whole genome shotgun sequence genomic stretch:
- the MTMR6 gene encoding myotubularin-related protein 6 isoform X2: MGVPNAYWQLSDANRDYKICETYPRELYVPRTASKPIIVGSSKFRSKGRFPVLSYYHKNKEAAICRCSQPLSGFSARCLEDEHMLQAISKANPSNRYMYVMDTRPKLNAMANRAAGKGYENEDNYSNIRFQFVGIENIHVMRSSLQKLLEVSGTRGLSVNDFLSGLENSGWLRHIKAVVDAAVFLVKAIAMESASVLVHCSDGWDRTSQVCSLGALLLDSYYRTIKGFMVLIEKDWISFGHKFSDRCCQLDGDPKEISPVFTQFLECVWNLTEQFPQAFEYNEVFLLQIHEHVHSCQFGNFLGNCEKEREELKVKEKTYSLWPFLLAEQKKYRNPLYNPDFLPELTLLEPNTVSFNFKFWRNMYHQFDRSMHPRQSVLNLIMNLSEQNKQLEEDIKELEAKIKQRNGQSDVVLVKEHQQSAHPAPVALKTPPCFKKEQPPIPGNDAVRTIEGSNTADNRYSELVSEFSKAEPAVVSLEYGVARMTC, from the exons ATGGGAGTGCCAAATGCTTACTGGCAGTTGTCTGATGCAAATCGTGATTATAAG ATTTGTGAAACCTATCCTAGAGAACTTTATGTTCCCAGAACTGCAAGCAAGCCCATAATTGTTGGTAGCTCCAAGTTCAGAAGCAAAGGAAGATTCCCAGTGTTGTCATATtatcataaaaataaagag GCTGCAATTTGCAGATGCAGTCAACCTCTCTCAGGTTTCAGTGCCAGGTGCCTGGAAGATGAACACATGTTGCAAGCCATTAGTAAAGCAAATCCTTCAAATCGCTACATGTATGTCATGGATACCAGGCCGAAG cTTAATGCAATGGcaaacagagctgctgggaagggctaTGAGAATGAAGACAACTACTCTAACATTAGGTTCCAGTTTGTTGGCATTGAAAATATTCATGTAATGAGATCCAGCTTACAAAAACTTCTGGAAG TCAGTGGCACAAGGGGTTTGTCTGTCAATGACTTCTTGTCTGGTTTGGAGAATTCTGGATGGCTGCGTCACATCAAAGCTGTGGTGGATGCTGCTGTCTTCCTCGTCAAG GCAATAGCGATGGAGAGCGCAAGTGTATTAGTGCACTGCTCAGATGGCTGGGATAGGACTTCCCAAGTTTGCTCTCTTGGAGCTCTCTTGCTAGATTCCTATTACAGAACAATCAAAGGATTCATG GTCTTGATAGAGAAAGACTGGATCTCTTTTGGGCACAAGTTCTCTGACAG ATGTTGTCAGTTGGATGGTGATCCAAAAGAGATCTCACCGGTGTTCACCCAATTTTTAGAATGTGTGTGGAATCTGACTGAGCAGTTTCCACAAGCCTTTGAGTACAATGAAGTTTTCCTCCTTCAAATCCATGAACATGTCCATTCATGCCAGTTTGGTAACTTCCTTGGAAACTGTGAAAAAGAACGAGAAGAGTTAAA AGTAAAAGAGAAGACCTACTCCTTGTGGCCATTCCTTTtggcagaacaaaagaaatatcGGAATCCTCTATATAATCCAGACTTTTTGCCAGAACTAACTCTTTTGGAGCCTAATACAGTATCATTCAATTTTAA GTTTTGGAGAAATATGTACCATCAGTTTGACCGAAGTATGCATCCCAGGCAGTCTGTGCTCAATCTTATAATGAATTTGAGTGAGCAAAATAAACAACTGGAAGAAGACATTAAAGAACTGGAAGCT aaaataaagcagagaaaCGGGCAGTCAGATGTGGTCCTTGTGAAGGAACATCAGCAGTCTGCTCATCCTGCCCCCGTGGCACTGAAGACCCCTCCATGCTTCAAGAAGGAGCAGCCGCCGATCCCTGGGAATGATGCCGTGAGAACTATAGAGGGCAGCAACACAGCAGACAATCGTTACAGTGAGCTTGTGTCCGAGTTCTCCAAAGCTGAGCCTGCTGTTGTCAGCTTGGAGTACGGAGTGGCCAGGATGACCTGCTAA
- the MTMR6 gene encoding myotubularin-related protein 6 isoform X1 — protein MEHIRTTKVEQVKLLDRFSTSNKSVTGTLYLTATHLLFIDSSQKETWILHHHIAAVEKLPLTTSGCPLVIQCKNFRIVHFVVPRERDCHDIYNSLLQLSKTAKYEELYAFSYNPKQNESEQVKGWQLIDLAEEYKRMGVPNAYWQLSDANRDYKICETYPRELYVPRTASKPIIVGSSKFRSKGRFPVLSYYHKNKEAAICRCSQPLSGFSARCLEDEHMLQAISKANPSNRYMYVMDTRPKLNAMANRAAGKGYENEDNYSNIRFQFVGIENIHVMRSSLQKLLEVSGTRGLSVNDFLSGLENSGWLRHIKAVVDAAVFLVKAIAMESASVLVHCSDGWDRTSQVCSLGALLLDSYYRTIKGFMVLIEKDWISFGHKFSDRCCQLDGDPKEISPVFTQFLECVWNLTEQFPQAFEYNEVFLLQIHEHVHSCQFGNFLGNCEKEREELKVKEKTYSLWPFLLAEQKKYRNPLYNPDFLPELTLLEPNTVSFNFKFWRNMYHQFDRSMHPRQSVLNLIMNLSEQNKQLEEDIKELEAKIKQRNGQSDVVLVKEHQQSAHPAPVALKTPPCFKKEQPPIPGNDAVRTIEGSNTADNRYSELVSEFSKAEPAVVSLEYGVARMTC, from the exons aTGGAGCACATCCGCACCACCAAG GTAGAGCAAGTGAAATTACTAGATAGGTTCAGCACGAGCAATAAGTCAGTGACGGGAACTCTATACCTTACAGCAACTCATCTGTTATTCATAGATTCAAGCCAGAAAGAGACATGG ATACTGCATCATCACATTGCTGCAGTGGAAAAACTTCCCTTGACTACTTCTGGCTGCCCCCTTGTCATCCAGTGCAAGAACTTCAGGATAGTTCACTTTGTTGTTCCCAGGGAGAGAGATTGTCATGACATTTATAACTCTTTGCTTCAGCTGTCAAAAACAG CAAAATATGAAGAACTTTATGCCTTTTCCTATaatccaaaacaaaatgaaTCTGAACAAGTCAAAGGCTGGCAGCTTATTGATCTAGCAGAAGAATATAAAAGAATGGGAGTGCCAAATGCTTACTGGCAGTTGTCTGATGCAAATCGTGATTATAAG ATTTGTGAAACCTATCCTAGAGAACTTTATGTTCCCAGAACTGCAAGCAAGCCCATAATTGTTGGTAGCTCCAAGTTCAGAAGCAAAGGAAGATTCCCAGTGTTGTCATATtatcataaaaataaagag GCTGCAATTTGCAGATGCAGTCAACCTCTCTCAGGTTTCAGTGCCAGGTGCCTGGAAGATGAACACATGTTGCAAGCCATTAGTAAAGCAAATCCTTCAAATCGCTACATGTATGTCATGGATACCAGGCCGAAG cTTAATGCAATGGcaaacagagctgctgggaagggctaTGAGAATGAAGACAACTACTCTAACATTAGGTTCCAGTTTGTTGGCATTGAAAATATTCATGTAATGAGATCCAGCTTACAAAAACTTCTGGAAG TCAGTGGCACAAGGGGTTTGTCTGTCAATGACTTCTTGTCTGGTTTGGAGAATTCTGGATGGCTGCGTCACATCAAAGCTGTGGTGGATGCTGCTGTCTTCCTCGTCAAG GCAATAGCGATGGAGAGCGCAAGTGTATTAGTGCACTGCTCAGATGGCTGGGATAGGACTTCCCAAGTTTGCTCTCTTGGAGCTCTCTTGCTAGATTCCTATTACAGAACAATCAAAGGATTCATG GTCTTGATAGAGAAAGACTGGATCTCTTTTGGGCACAAGTTCTCTGACAG ATGTTGTCAGTTGGATGGTGATCCAAAAGAGATCTCACCGGTGTTCACCCAATTTTTAGAATGTGTGTGGAATCTGACTGAGCAGTTTCCACAAGCCTTTGAGTACAATGAAGTTTTCCTCCTTCAAATCCATGAACATGTCCATTCATGCCAGTTTGGTAACTTCCTTGGAAACTGTGAAAAAGAACGAGAAGAGTTAAA AGTAAAAGAGAAGACCTACTCCTTGTGGCCATTCCTTTtggcagaacaaaagaaatatcGGAATCCTCTATATAATCCAGACTTTTTGCCAGAACTAACTCTTTTGGAGCCTAATACAGTATCATTCAATTTTAA GTTTTGGAGAAATATGTACCATCAGTTTGACCGAAGTATGCATCCCAGGCAGTCTGTGCTCAATCTTATAATGAATTTGAGTGAGCAAAATAAACAACTGGAAGAAGACATTAAAGAACTGGAAGCT aaaataaagcagagaaaCGGGCAGTCAGATGTGGTCCTTGTGAAGGAACATCAGCAGTCTGCTCATCCTGCCCCCGTGGCACTGAAGACCCCTCCATGCTTCAAGAAGGAGCAGCCGCCGATCCCTGGGAATGATGCCGTGAGAACTATAGAGGGCAGCAACACAGCAGACAATCGTTACAGTGAGCTTGTGTCCGAGTTCTCCAAAGCTGAGCCTGCTGTTGTCAGCTTGGAGTACGGAGTGGCCAGGATGACCTGCTAA